The Natator depressus isolate rNatDep1 chromosome 8, rNatDep2.hap1, whole genome shotgun sequence genome window below encodes:
- the GPR151 gene encoding G-protein coupled receptor 151: MNSSLAPQVHFAGGCQPHDSREWKAVIPALLGVICLAGLAGNACVIGILLYSARRGKPSLIHSLILNLSLADLLLLLFAAPLRAAAYSRSAWTLGWFVCKTSDGFLHTCMAAKSLTTAVVAKACFMYASNPAKQVSIEPGTICAVLLATWLVALVSSLPLWLFSTLRELAAGSPACVVAVPAPAREFMAAFVKLYPLLVFCAPLLCAFLYFWRAYGRCQRRGTKTQNLRNQIRSRRLTIMLLSVTVTLAVMWLPEWISWLWVWHLKPAGPAPPEGFLALTQALMFTISSANPLIFLVMSEEFREGFKGLWKRLTLKKPLPATDNQEIPAANSEILPDSVPSPEPEIAEQEKELPAAPQGLESLEKKEMPVFPDVEQFWHDREAAPDAQDNDPIPWEHEEKETI, translated from the coding sequence TCCCTGGCTCCGCAGGTGCATTTCGCGGGGGGCTGTCAGCCCCACGACTCGCGGGAGTGGAAGGCGGTGATCCCCGCTTTGCTGGGCGTCATCTGCCTGGCGGGCTTGGCGGGGAACGCGTGTGTCATCGGCATCCTGCTCTACAGCGCCCGGCGAGGGAAACCCTCCCTGATCCACTCCCTGATCCTCAACCTCAGCCTGGCGGATCTGCTTCTCCTGCTCTTCGCGGCGCCCCTGCGGGCAGCCGCTTACTCCCGCAGCGCCTGGACCCTGGGCTGGTTCGTCTGCAAAACCTCCGACGGGTTCCTCCACACGTGCATGGCCGCCAAAAGCCTGACGACCGCCGTGGTGGCCAAGGCTTGCTTCATGTACGCCAGCAACCCGGCCAAGCAAGTGAGTATTGAGCCCGGCACGATCTGTGCGGTGCTGCTGGCCACGTGGCTGGTGGCCCTGGTGAGCTCCCTGCCGCTCTGGCTCTTCAGCACCCTTCGGGAGCTCGCGGCGGGCTCGCCCGCCTGCGTCGTAGCCGTGCCAGCCCCCGCCCGGGAGTTCATGGCTGCCTTTGTCAAGCTCTACCCCCTGCTCGTGTTCTGCGCGCCCCTGCTCTGCGCCTTCCTTTATTTCTGGCGCGCTTATGGCAGGTGCCAGCGCAGGGGGACCAAGACCCAGAACCTGAGGAACCAGATCAGATCCAGGCGCCTTACAATCATGCTGCTGAGCGTCACTGTCACCTTGGCCGTGATGTGGCTGCCGGAATGGATATCCTGGCTGTGGGTTTGGCACTTAAAGCCAGCAGGCCCTGCTCCCCCCGAAGGCTTCCTAGCTCTGACCCAAGCCCTTATGTTCACCATCTCTTCGGCCAACCCGCTCATCTTCCTGGTGATGTCTGAGGAATTCAGAGAGGGCTTTAAGGGCTTGTGGAAAAGGCTGACCCTGAAAAAGCCTCTCCCTGCCACAGACAACCAGGAAATCCCAGCTGCTAACTCTGAGATTCTCCCCGATTCGGTCCCTTCTCCAGAGCCAGAGATTGCTGAGCAAGAGAAAGAACTCCCAGCTGCCCCTCAGGGCTTAGAAAGCCTGGAAAAGAAGGAGATGCCCGTCTTTCCAGACGTAGAGCAATTCTGGCATGACCGAGAAGCAGCCCCCGATGCTCAAGACAATGACCCTATTCCTTGGGAGCACGAAGAGAAAGAGACAATATAG